A genomic stretch from Sphingobacterium sp. ML3W includes:
- a CDS encoding EamA family transporter — protein MENNNETVSRGKYLFAAFLAPFIWGFMSIPVRWIREYPAEDILYFRIVTALAVLWLYLLLFQRKTLRTDIQKFKDLPRNRKIQQIGLTILASLLIFGNWFTYIYAVNHISIQSAALAYLTCPLITAAAAYFILKEELRPLQKLALLIAFGSVCLLAKGSLNDVIWAATIATCYAFYLIVQRISTGFNKLNQLVLQLSICALFVIPKLIYNHHDIPTEPIFWGTIILIAVVFTIIPLFLSMYALIGISSTTTGVLLYINPIIAFTLAATYFQEPVPFVKYVAYGIILIAIVLFNSSNFRQIGKN, from the coding sequence GTGGAAAATAACAACGAAACTGTAAGCCGCGGAAAATATCTTTTCGCGGCTTTTTTGGCTCCCTTTATTTGGGGCTTTATGTCCATTCCCGTTCGGTGGATACGGGAATATCCTGCAGAGGACATTCTATATTTTAGGATCGTAACAGCCTTAGCAGTGCTCTGGCTCTATCTCCTATTATTCCAAAGAAAGACACTGCGTACAGATATTCAAAAATTCAAAGACCTCCCGCGAAACCGTAAAATTCAACAGATCGGTCTCACTATTCTCGCGTCCCTATTGATCTTCGGGAATTGGTTTACCTATATCTATGCCGTCAACCACATCAGCATCCAATCCGCAGCATTGGCCTATCTGACCTGCCCATTGATCACCGCAGCAGCAGCTTATTTTATCTTAAAAGAAGAACTGCGTCCCTTGCAGAAACTGGCTTTGCTCATTGCATTTGGTAGTGTTTGTCTACTGGCCAAGGGTTCATTGAATGATGTTATATGGGCCGCGACCATCGCGACCTGTTATGCCTTCTACCTTATCGTACAGCGTATATCGACAGGCTTCAACAAACTCAACCAATTGGTCCTCCAATTGAGTATATGTGCACTATTCGTTATCCCCAAGCTGATCTATAATCACCATGACATCCCTACCGAACCTATCTTTTGGGGCACCATAATACTGATTGCTGTTGTATTCACGATTATCCCACTTTTCTTGAGTATGTATGCACTAATTGGCATTTCCTCAACAACGACAGGCGTGTTATTATACATCAACCCAATCATTGCCTTCACGTTGGCAGCGACGTATTTTCAGGAACCAGTCCCTTTTGTCAAGTATGTCGCTTATGGCATTATACTAATAGCGATAGTGCTTTTCAATAGCAGCAATTTCCGGCAGATCGGAAAAAATTAG
- a CDS encoding RidA family protein encodes MSKKEIFNTDKAPAAIGPYNQAIKAGNTLYVSGQIPLVPETMELISSGVKDEAHQVLKNVEAILTHAGYTFQDVVKASIFLSDMGNFSLVNDVYAEYFKEAQPARECVAVKTLPKNVNVEISVIAWKD; translated from the coding sequence ATGTCAAAAAAAGAGATCTTCAATACAGACAAAGCTCCTGCGGCAATAGGCCCCTACAACCAAGCGATTAAAGCCGGTAATACCCTTTATGTTTCCGGACAGATTCCACTTGTTCCTGAAACAATGGAGCTGATCTCATCGGGCGTAAAAGATGAAGCGCACCAGGTATTGAAAAATGTCGAAGCCATTTTAACACATGCTGGTTATACATTTCAGGATGTCGTCAAGGCCTCCATCTTTTTAAGCGACATGGGCAACTTTAGCCTTGTTAATGACGTTTATGCAGAATATTTCAAGGAAGCCCAACCTGCACGTGAGTGCGTGGCAGTGAAGACATTACCGAAGAATGTCAATGTCGAGATTTCGGTAATCGCCTGGAAAGATTAA
- a CDS encoding DUF6728 family protein encodes MYFFRKRNADRPTNGSIKAMHIINATAVIVFLLGLIYKIFFSS; translated from the coding sequence ATGTACTTTTTCAGAAAGCGCAACGCCGATCGCCCCACAAATGGCAGCATTAAAGCCATGCATATCATTAATGCAACGGCTGTTATTGTCTTTTTATTGGGGTTGATCTATAAAATATTTTTTTCATCCTAA